A region from the Hippoglossus hippoglossus isolate fHipHip1 chromosome 16, fHipHip1.pri, whole genome shotgun sequence genome encodes:
- the lars2 gene encoding probable leucine--tRNA ligase, mitochondrial — MQVSARRLALYPVAVARCVRIRTPLLSPAPRLLSPSSRTLFSETGVWEKDYRTETRRRVEEWWHPRIMAQWQKDSLEEVSNKKKFYVLSMFPYPSGRLHMGHVRVYTISDTIGHFQRMRGHQVMNPMGWDAFGLPAENAAIERGLDPEEWTKSNIQSMREQLDSLGLCFSWDREVSTCLPEYYRWTQYLFIKLFEAGLAYQKEAVVNWDPVDQTVLADEQVDENGLSWRSGALVEQKLLTQWFIKTTNYAKPLLDALADLPEWYGVKAMQANWIGDCTGCYFDFQLKMNGEETGETLSGYSSSPETVFGAAYLAILPSHRLLHGSSSVRSALEKGFQPGRDTLTAVTARNLFTGHEVPLIISHKEAFDGYLDTVIGVPDCSEEDLSVATALNLQWTTVLKSDQDGTQTLINSDEFSGLSREEAFDFITQKAREQKVGGHLTSSKLRDWLISRQRYWGTPIPVVHCVSCGPVAVPEEELPVTLPKLPSLTGKGASPLEAAHDWVNCKCPRCKGQARRETDTMDTFVDSAWYYFRYTDPHNTDRPFDRHLADHWLPVDVYIGGKEHAVMHLYYARFLCHFCQDQSLVAHREPFRKLLVQGLIKGQTFKQADSGQYLKREEIDFTDKEPVALGGGRVEVTWEKMSKSKNNGLDPQEVVQQYGVDTVRLYILYAAPPEQDILWNVKTDALPGVLRWQSRLWQLVTKLRVARQLDGAPNPSLLKKKELAETKKIWENKNYAIQEVTSHFTEDFLFNAAISRLMGLTNTLNSATVRVVQHSVEFEEGLASLVMMTAPMAPHLASELWAGLCQVENPLSPLLQRGGDVLQQSWPTVDPEYLKAPDFVELSVLINNKPCGTVTVPLQVSKDTERVQQLILESHLGRELLGERSIKRVILSPRTALVNFLVDE; from the exons TGAGACAGGAGTGTGGGAGAAGGACTATCGGACAGAGACCCGGCGCAGGGTGGAAGAATGGTGGCACCCACGTATTATGGCCCAGTGGCAGAAGGACTCACTGGAGGAG GTTTCCAACAAGAAGAAGTTCTACGTCCTCTCCATGTTCCCGTACCCATCGGGACGACTGCACATGGGCCACGTGCGGGTGTATACCATCAGCGACACCATCGGCCACTTCCAGAGAATGAGAGGCCATCAG GTAATGAATCCGATGGGCTGGGATGCGTTTGGACTTCCAGCTGAGAATGCTGCCATCGAGAGAGGTCTTGACCCAGAAGAGTGGACTAAAAG taACATCCAGTCCATGCGGGAGCAGCTGGACAGCCTTGGCCTTTGCTTCAGCTGGGACCGG GAAGTGAGCACGTGTCTTCCAGAGTACTACAGGTGGACGCAGTATCTGTTTATTAAGCTCTTCGAGGCAGGACTGGCATATCAGAAAGAG GCCGTGGTGAACTGGGACCCTGTGGATCAGACAGTGCTGGCTGATGAGCAGGTGGATGAAAACGGCCTCTCTTGGAGGTCTGGCGCTCTGGTGGAGCAGAAGCTGCTCACACAATGGTTCATCAAGACCACAAACTACGCCAAG cctctcctgGACGCCCTGGCAGACCTTCCAGAGTGGTACGGTGTCAAAGCCATGCAGGCAAACTGGATTGGAGACTGCACCGGCTGCTACTTCGATTTCCAACTCAAG atGAACGGGGAGGAGACGGGGGAGACCCTGTCAGGCTACAGCTCCTCCCCGGAGACGGTGTTCGGGGCGGCCTACCTGGCCATTCTGCCCTCCCACAGACTTTTACACGGCAGCAGCTCGGTGCGCTCCGCATTGGAAAAAGGCTTTCAGCCGGGCAGAG ACACCCTGACAGCGGTCACCGCTCGCAACCTGTTCACCGGCCACGAGGTTCCCCTGATCATCTCGCACAAAGAGGCGTTTGATGGCTATTTAGACACTGTGATTG GTGTCCCAGACTGTAGTGAGGAGGATCTCTCTGTGGCCACAGCGCTGAATCTTCAGTGGACGACGGTGCTGAAAAGTGACCAAGACGGGACTCAAACGTTGATTAACTCTGATGAG TTCTCTGGCCTCAGCAGAGAGGAAGCCTTCGACTTCATTACCCAGAAGGCCAGAGAGCAGAAGGTCGGCGGCCACCTCACCAGCTCCAAGCTCAGGGACTGGCTGATATCAAGGCAGAGGTACTGGGGCACACCCATCCCCGTGGTGCATTGTGTGTCTTGCGGTCCAGTTGCGGTCCCTGAGGAGGAGTTACCAGTGACTTTACCGAAGCTACCGTCGCTCACAGGAAAGGGGGCATCGCCTCTGGAGGCTGCACATGACTGGGTCAACTGTAAATGTCCAAG ATGTAAGGGCCAGGCGAGGAGGGAGACCGACACCATGGACACGTTTGTGGACTCAGCCTGGTACTACTTTAGATACACAGACCCTCATAACACAGATAG GCCTTTTGACCGTCACCTCGCAGATCACTGGCTGCCTGTGGACGTGTACATCGGAGGGAAGGAGCACGCTGTCATGCACCTGTACTACGCTCGCTTCCTCTGTCACTTCTGCCAGGACCAGAGTCTTGTGGCCCACAG GGAGCCTTTCCGGAAGCTGCTGGTCCAGGGTCTGATTAAGGGCCAGACTTTCAAACAGGCGGACAGCGGCCAGTACCTAAAGAGAGAGGAAATAGACTTCACAG ACAAGGAGCCTGTGGCGTTGGGTGGTGGTCGTGTTGAGGTGACGTGGGAGAAGATGAGCAAGTCTAAAAACAACGGTCTGGACCCCCaagaggtggtgcagcagtaTGGCGTGGACACAGTTCGACTCTACATTCTGTACGCTGCGCCGCCTGAGCAGGACATCCTCTGGAATGTCAAGA CGGATGCCCTTCCCGGGGTCCTGAGATGGCAGTCCCGACTGTGGCAGCTGGTGACCAAGCTGAGAGTGGCTCGGCAGCTCGACGGTGCCCCCAACCCCTCCCtgctgaagaagaaggagctggCAGAGACCAAGAAGATCTGGGAGAACAAGAACTACGCTATTCAAGAG GTGACGTCTCACTTCACTGAGGACTTCCTTTTCAACGCAGCCATTTCACGTCTGATGGGATTGACCAACACACTGAAT aGTGCGACAGTCAGGGTGGTGCAGCACAGCGTGGAGTTTGAGGAGGGTCTGGCCTCGCTGGTGATGATGACGGCACCCATGGCCCCTCACCTGGCGTCTGAACTCTGGGCAG GTCTTTGCCAGGTGGAAAACCCCCTCAGCCCCCTCCTGCAGCGGGGAGGAGACGTCCTGCAACAGTCCTGGCCCACTGTGGACCCTGAGTATCTGAAGGCCCCCGACTTTGTAGAGCTGTCTGTTCtg ATAAACAACAAGCCCTGCGGGACGGTGACGGTGCCGCTGCAGGTGTCCAAAGACACAGAGCGGGTGCAGCAGCTGATCCTGGAGAGCCATCTCGGTCGGGAGCTTCTTGGCGAGCGCAGCATCAAGAGAGTCATCCTCTCCCCCAGGACCGCCCTCGTCAACTTCCTCGTCGATGAGTGA